The Zingiber officinale cultivar Zhangliang chromosome 2A, Zo_v1.1, whole genome shotgun sequence genomic sequence AGATCTCGATCGCATTGTCCGTCTGGTGATTTTGCTGCCGCCATTCTGGTCCGGGAAGGAGGCGACCTTTTTCTCGATATTTTCCGGGATTTTCGGCGTTGAAAAAGGTCATTTGAATGCCCTGACAATGACTTCGATGGACAAACCAGCCTAGTCGTTGGATATCAGTCGGCGGGATTTGAAGGTGTTTCCTGGAGGAACACTTGTGATTGTGCTGGGAGCCGATTTCAGCTTTAGTTGGAGCTACGGATTCGATGAAATTGATAGATCGTTGGCGCGAGATTGATTCACAGGACGATGGTTGTAGAAAAGTTCGTGATCGCGATCGttatcgtttttctttttctctctcatGGTTTGCTGATGCACGGATCAGAAGGGAAACTGGTGGCCGCGGACTTGTCGTTGAAAATGACTGATTCTATGCTGATAGATTATCCTCTGCTGCACGAATACATGGTATGGGGTTCTTTATATTCATCCTTTGAGTTTCTCTATGTGGCTAATCCTTTTACGTCTGCACTGCAAACCTATTAGTGAGTCAAGACTTGTATAGTTCTTTTGCTTAAATTTTTAACTAAATAGACAATTATTTTTGATGCAATCAGGTAGCTTAGTCCTGATAGACGGggttgtgttttggtgtttggacaatTTGTGTAGACAATATGTTGATGCAATTACACTGTGGGTAATATGATTGAAGGTAATTTAAGTTATACTGGTCCATCAAGATAGATGAAGACCAAATGTGTCAAGGTCAACCAAACATTTGCAATGGAGAATATTAATATTTGATAGGTGTTGGCAATGAAAACTTTAACATATGTTGGTAGATGAAAAGTTCAATAAGGAATTGGTAGTTGGAAAGCCTAATAGAGAATTGACAATTGAGTAGTTCAACAGATATTGACATACAGAAACTCCAATAGATGTTGATAGATCAAAAGTTCAACAGGGAGTTGATAGATTAGAAAATTCAATAGGGAGTTGCCAGCCAAAAATTCGAGTTGGCAAATTAGAAAACTCAATAGGGAGTTGACATCCAAAAAGTTTAACAGGGAGTTACAAGATGAAAGTTAAACAAGATTTGGTAGTGGAAGTCtaagcaagtcaaggttgacaggatgtTTAATAAGTGATGGAAGTTTAGGCAACTTAAAGTGGATTGGATGCTCGACAAGTGATAAAAGTCCAATCTAGTCAAGGATGGAATGCTTGGCAGGTGATGAAGTCTCAGAAGGTTAAGGCTGACTGGATGCTAGACAAATGAAAGTTTTAGAGAAGTGACTTCTAGGCATATAAAAATCTTGGCATGTTAAAATTAACCTAAGGTTGGGTAAGTGGAAGTCCTTATCGGTCAAAGTTGACTTGAAGCTATACAAGGTCAAAATTAACCTGAGATTGGGCAAGTGAAAGTTTTGACAGCTTAAGGTTGACCTGAGGTTGGGTGTGGTAGCCCTAGGAGGTCAAATGGTAGTTTGGTAGATTAAGGTTGACTTGAGATTTAACAAGTGGAAGTCTTAGTGAGCCAAGAAATGGATAAAATCTTAAAGGGCTAGGTctctaggcaatggaagtcctagtaggtccaagttGATCGGTAATAGGCAAAGGATGAAGTTTCAGAAACATAGTCTCTAGGCATTAGAAGTCCTGGCAAGTTATGGTCGACTTAGGTAGACGAGGAAGTCCTAGGGTCTCCTGACATGACGAGATGAAAAGCTAGAAAGAGTCGTTGAACGGATAAGGTTTGCATGTCAACTGTCGAATTCCCAGATGCTATAGTGGATCAGTTGACCAATTGACTCAAGTAGTCATTGTGGAGCGTAGCAGTCTAATACATTCAAATCCATTCGACTGATTGCTTTAGTTGATTGATCAAGTAGATTGCAGGAAACAACTAGAGTTCAATAAAAGGGGATTGCTTGGAGAATTTGGCATTAGTTTTTGAGTGAGTGCTGTTGCATTCTTGGGCAAATTTGAAGTGAAAAAGGTAAGTCAAAGCAAACTCCATTATATCCTttctttgtatttattttttaaatcactTGTATCCTCATCTTGTTGTAAGCTTAAGGTTgtttcttcatctttggagggtATTTGAGAAGGTGATATAAAGGCATTTTGGGAGTGATCCATCAACGAATAGACCATAAAGTAGGAGTCAGAGGCTATTGAACTACGCATATCAGTgtctttgtgcattttttgtgTGCATTGTGGTTGTTGTATTTATGTTGTCCGCTATGCACTAACGAATTGTAGTCACAAGCATGCAAAGAAAAGTGAGTGTCTATTCCCCCTCCTCCCACCGTCCCTTTCCCTTTAGTTGCATCTCATGTTCCTAACAAATTTGTCCAACTTCTAAAACGATGCTTGATTGGCAAGTTATTATCAACCTAAAAAAAGTGGATTTTTTTTAGGTGCACATGAACCTTAATTGTTAAATtgaataattataaatttttgagtggtagattattagtttttaaatatgATGCCGGTGTCTTTATTCTTCCATGTTTGTGAGATTAATTCTTTGTCGAATAATCGAGGAGTTAAGGGTACATTTGGTACAGTagaacaaaaaggaaaacaataaGAATAAAATTAGGAATTGAAATCGAATAAAATGGAAAAGGTAATGATTCATTCCACTACTTTGTTTGGTTGCAATAATGGTGCTATAACTATTAGTATCCCAAGCAAttgagggggagattgttggtaacCTAAGTGGTGTTGACCACAATTTTGATTTTTGgtcaaatagtttaagttagaccttgctttgacttttgatgcgtgtctaagtgtgcatggaGTTATGTGAACACACAAGAGTTTCCAATGACTTTGGGTCTGGTGTGTACGGTAAAGGGTGGTATGGGACACCTAAGAGATCAGAAGGACAAGGAGTATCAAAGACGACTGAACTTGGTGTAGAGAATGCAAGCatgcgagaaggatgacacagggcGGGAGCCAACGGGCTTTATGCATTCGGGTGACGAGAGGCTTGGTGGAAGAATACTTCGGTGGAGCAAGAAAGATGCACGGGGAGTGAGCAAGAAGAcatagtgcatccgagggacgagaagccgagagGAAGAATGCTTAAGTAAGTTGTGGCGAGCCGAGTTGAGTGACTTAAATTCGGGACGTGGGTAGACTCAACTTAGACAGACTCGGTTGCAGTGGACTTGAGTAGGACCGAATTGGATTTCGGGTGGCTGGAAGTCCAGGCGACTTGCACTTGTAATACTTATAAGGTTTGAAGTTGAGTTGTTTGGGAGGTCCGGGCGGTCGGAACTAGTTCCGGGCTCCTGGAATACACGTAAAGCATATATTCGAGTCAAACAGTCAGGGATCCAAATTAATCGATGATCTTGGCGATTGGAATGGGTCCGAATCTTCGGAAGGATGCCACGTCAACAATAGCAGATAGAAGGTGATTTGTTCATGGATGAGGTCGATGCGCTGACTCAACAAGGTCTGGGCGATCGGAAGAGCTTTTGGTTGATTGGAGCAGTGCCACATCAGCAATAACAATCAGATTGTAGAGGCTATAAAATGGGATCAGGAGCTCGAAGACAACACATGCACACTTGAAATATATTGTGTTGCTCTCCTTGATTGTTCCATTTCTTACTGCATTGTATTGATCATTCATCATTGTACtaagaggtttctccatctctagCCGTTTATTGAAGAGGAGAAAGATAGTGGACAACATGGTGGATTGGCCTTGGACGTAGCAATCTAGGggttgtgaaccaagtaaatattggCGTCCATCTTGGTATGTTTTATTTGCATGTGTTGATTTTGTTTATCCTGATGTGTGTCCTTGCAAGGCCATTAGCAAGGGAAAGAAACATTTGTTGCAGGGCACTAATCACCTCTTCCCCCTCTAGCGATCTCAAGATTCTGCATCACATCGCACTAACAATAACAAGTCAAATGGTTCATTTTATGTTTCACCCCTTCACttcatctattttttttaatcaatatgaCTCGGTCTGTATCTAATCTTTTATTGTCTGTTCGACACACCTAACTTTGTGGATCCACCCAACATGCTCGGTTTGAGCGATTCACTTGGCGTGCACAACTCGTTAGATTCACTAGGCCTAATAGGTCCAATTTGTTCAACCGCCCCTACCCTATCCATGGAGGTTGATCGTGATAATTAGGATGTTTggttctatatgtttacttgacCTGATCAAATACCCACCTGGCACTGCCGATTCATCTGGTCCTCGACCCATTTGACACAGTCAATCCACTTGGTCTGCTCACTTGGTTGATTGGCCCAACTAGGTCACTAGCAAACCAGTCCAACCAATTCAATTGGTTTGATTGGCATTTCtagtttattgattttatttatggCTATTTTAGAAATGAGTCATTTCTTAGCATAATGCACCATTCTCATTCTTTCCATTCTACCCTACTAAATACACTTGTAAATCATACAACATCATAATCTTCTTTTTGTTAATTCCTTGTTCCTCAATGATTGGATATATTTTCATTTGGGGTTAATTGACAAATCTATTGCAACATTTTAATATTCTTTTCACAACATTTGTAAATTAATGTCAAACATATCACTCATTTAATTTCCATATATTCACTGTTAATTTCAGCCAACCCCCACCTAGTGGAATAAGGCTTGGTGGTTGGTTGGTTACTGTTAATTTGATGATATGGTGATGACCTGACATAATATGAAGAAATTAATCTAGATTTATTTATGTAAATTATTGAGAGGATACCATGTAGCTTATCTAAAGCAATTCTTGGGCAAATTCTTCCTCTGAACAAACTAAGCATGACTTTTCTTTCCTCTTTGAGTTCCTGCTTATCTTCCATAAATTGTTTTAGAAAAACAGCATTCTGATTATTGTGATTTCCTATGTTACAACTATTGCAATTGTGAAAACTGACTATTGCAGTTGTGGAAACTATAATGTTAGTTTTCAGAATTTTCTTATTGTGTTTAGGCAAATCAACTGGAGTGGTGATGAAACTTAAATGGCTTCTAACACAAAAGACTATCTTTGTTTTAACCTATTTTTTATTCATCTAAGTTTTTGCTAAATAGCTAATGTTTTTATCTGATTCCTGCTGAACCACCATTTTTTACGAGTGCTTCTTTTCAATGACTGAATTATTTTCCATAAATTATCCTATGTGGATATCTGTCTGGATTTGATTACAAGATGTTTGTTTTCCTTGTGTAGGGTAGAATGTATGGTTACGAAGTTGTGAACACTCTTCACCCAAAAGTTAAGCATGCAGTCAACCAATGTTTCATTAGGAGAGGATTTGACTTGGATCTTGCTAAAGATGATTATAGACTTAATAGCATGCACATTGAGTGCTTAGAGTTAATAACTAATTGGCTTCATGTACATGGAAGACATTTAACAAATCAATCTCCAAGGTCTGTGCCCAACTTCTCCCTAGACGTAGGCAAATTTCCTGCTCCAGCTGCAGGTTCAACACCTTCTCTAAGTGCATCACCTAAACTTACAGATGAACAGCTAACATCTGCTCCTGCTATATCCCAATCACCAGATCTAGCACCTACAAGCTCTGCATCTCTCCATCATTACTCAATTGTTTTGTCAATTTCTTCACCAAAACCACTCAAAATTGCTCCTGCGATCCCTTCATCTTCACACGGGGATCAACAAGATAGAACAAAACTAGTTATCATTGCAGTAGTTCTATCATCGACTGGGACATCTATTCTCCTCCTGTGTATATTCTGTTGTTACTGGAAATTTTGCAGACAGCGTCAATACTTAGTAAATGGGAAAGATGAAAGACCCCTCTTGCATCTATGTAATGTCTCTGGTATGAAAGCATTCCACTTTCTTATAAACATAGTGTTTTTTTGGTCAGATACTGATAAACATAGTTGACAACCCTGCTAATTGAGATGCATTTCTAAGTATGAAATTTATAAGATTTGTTATTTCAGGATTATCGAATTTGTCATTTGGTCCAGTTGGTTTGAGTAATCAGACAGATAATCTTGGCGGCTTGCCATCTGATGGTGGACTTAGCCAAAATGACCATGTTCTGTATGAAGATTTCAATCCCAACAGCACTTCTCTATCTGATATAGTGTCAAGCACTCAATCTTTTGGGCTTAAAAATAGTTCTGAATCTAAAACACTTCCTCTTCCTCCTGGTAGATCAACCATTCCTCTTAGTGCCCCTCACCATCCAACTGCTGCTGTTCCTCCACCTtcagctcctcctcctcctcctcctccccctccCCCAGTTATACCTCCCGCTACTAAGGCTGCACCTCCACCCTCTGCTCCACCACTACCATTTCCAAACCGAAAATCTGGTGCTCAGATACCATCACCACCAGAAAGAAATACTGCTGTTCAACCACCTCCACCATCACCAAATGCTGCTTTTCCTCCTCTCCAAGTTCAAGGAAATTCTAGAACTAAGCAGCCACCAAGTTTTGAGCTGAATCATTTCATAAGTCTCAATGCGGATAGTGACAAGAGTGGCCCTAAAACAAAGCTGAAGCCGTTCTTTTGGGATAAAGTTCTTGCAAACTCTCAGTCCAATGTTTGGTCTCATATAAGATCAGGTTCTTTCCAGTAAGTTTAATATTCAGTTTCTCCACTTTAATCTTGCAAAATTGGGGTTTGATAATGATTTAACTAAATTTACAGGTTCGATGAGGAGATGATTGAATCATTATTTGGCTACAATAACGCTGCTGGTGGAAAGGTTGATGGAAAGAAGGAATCAACTAGTGGTGTTCCCTCACCTCAGTTTATCCAGCTTCTTGAGCCAAAGAAGTCTCAGAATCTAGCAATATCATTAAAGGCTCTGAACATAAAAAAACACGAAGTCAGTGAAGCACTCATGGAAGGTAAGTTTGAATTTTGTGTTTGGTAAATGCAGAGATTGAAAAGTGCAATATTTCAAATGAGGTGCTTCTAATAAAGTAAATCATGTTAGCTTCTATCTATTGCCACAAacctaactatttttttttaatagtacTTTGGTTTTACTCTACCTTACAAATTAGTGAGTCGAGCTGTTACTCTGCTTGAAGCCTTTACTttagtcgttacatcctcgtatatatccttaattagttcaacatatgttacgctaacacctctcttttctagaattctccgtaTAATTTCTCTTTGgattctatcataagttttttctaagttcattatcatgtgtagatcttgttttttcttctaatatttttcaattaattatctagaagatgtataacttctattattTGGAAGGTTGACAATAAAAGTTATACATCtttttagacaattaattgaaaaatatcgggagtgaTCTTGTCGGAAAACAGAGATGGCGGCAAACTGGGGATGCGGTTGGAAAGTTGACGAAGCGAAGATTTCTCGTAAGCTTGCAACACAAAAAGTGTTAGTGTCGGgccgggaagaggttcccggcgttgtcctttgatgctcaagtcagtctccagtGATCTAGAAAAATCGAGAACTGTAGCAAGAGCCTGTAGAAAACGAAGTTGCACCTACCTTCGCCTGTAGATGagagcctccttttatagtaTCACTGTAGTATTCGTGCACGCGTTAGGCATGTTTTTCTAGGTGCCCTAGGAAAAGAGAAGTCAAAAAGTGTCATGACACCATTCCTTAAGCAACCAAAGTTTCTAAAGTACAATTCGTTTGCTAGACATGCTACGCTGTCAGTGACACAAACTCTTAAAAGGATATGATAAGATAGTCGGCAGGTTCACATGCGGTCGATTGGCCGCTGCTTGGTTGGATAGTCCCCGTCTGGGCGTAGTGATATGAACTCTTGTCCCGTTTTTCGTTCGGCTGTGTTGTTGTCAGAGGATTGCTCTTTGTCCGATCGGCCATGCCTCCCTTTCGAGGGTATTGGTTCAGTAGAGTTGCTACTTGGCTATGGGCCATAATCACGGACTTTCCCAGAGCGGCTGTTCGGACATGGTTTGGGCTGACCGGGTGGTCGCGCCTGGCCGGCCATACGAGGTGCTGTTCAgcttaattgatttgcttctcgGACCGGGGCCTTTGACCTCTACATTCACTGCTTTTCTTCTACTTCGACTCACTAGTGGGGCCCCCTTTTATCACTGCACcagggagcaaaaacaagatctacagatatttattgacttagaaaaaacttatgatagagttccaagagaaattatatggagaattctagaaaagagatgtgttagcgcaacatatattgaactaattaaggatatgcacgaggatgtaacgattagagtaaagacttcaggcggagtaactgaagcatttctaataaggatagggttacatcaaggattaaCTCTCAGTTCTTATTtgtttatactaattatggacgaactcacacATATTCAAGACAAGTGTCGTGGTGCATGTTGTctgtagatgatattgttttggtagatgaaacacttggcgggaaatactagaagggaaatgttttaggctaagtagaataaagatagaatatatggaatttaagtttagtaatgtTAGACaaaatgagacaattgttaaaataggagatGGTGAGTTATTCAGAATCGAGAGCTTGAGAtatgcaaaatgatggagggattgagagagatgcctTACATCGAATATAAGCAGgatagttgaaatggaggagagcgtcgggtATTTTatatgatcgtaaagtacctctaaaacttaaaggaaaattctataaaaccgcagttagacttgctatgttatatggagctgaacattgggactcgagcacat encodes the following:
- the LOC122042859 gene encoding formin-like protein 3 isoform X1, whose product is MVVEKFVIAIVIVFLFLSHGLLMHGSEGKLVAADLSLKMTDSMLIDYPLLHEYMGRMYGYEVVNTLHPKVKHAVNQCFIRRGFDLDLAKDDYRLNSMHIECLELITNWLHVHGRHLTNQSPRSVPNFSLDVGKFPAPAAGSTPSLSASPKLTDEQLTSAPAISQSPDLAPTSSASLHHYSIVLSISSPKPLKIAPAIPSSSHGDQQDRTKLVIIAVVLSSTGTSILLLCIFCCYWKFCRQRQYLVNGKDERPLLHLCNVSGLSNLSFGPVGLSNQTDNLGGLPSDGGLSQNDHVLYEDFNPNSTSLSDIVSSTQSFGLKNSSESKTLPLPPGRSTIPLSAPHHPTAAVPPPSAPPPPPPPPPPVIPPATKAAPPPSAPPLPFPNRKSGAQIPSPPERNTAVQPPPPSPNAAFPPLQVQGNSRTKQPPSFELNHFISLNADSDKSGPKTKLKPFFWDKVLANSQSNVWSHIRSGSFQFDEEMIESLFGYNNAAGGKVDGKKESTSGVPSPQFIQLLEPKKSQNLAISLKALNIKKHEVSEALMEGNELPTTLLQALLRMQPTTDEELKLRSYTGDLSFLAPAEQFLKELINIPFAYKRMDVLLFMSLLHEDVSIIKESFAILEVACAELRNNRLFLKILEAVLKTGNRMNDGTFHGGAEAFKLDTLLKLADVKGTDKKTTLLHFVVKETIRSEGRRAARLARESGYMSILNNYNFSNDSFEDSKADSEERLHAIGLEAVSGLSSELNNVKKAAGFDIDATNNSVASFGRKLVEIKEFLNKDMRILEEESGFHHSLECFVEHAESAITFLLEEQKRIRSLVQRTTDYFHGSAAKDEGLRLFIIVRDFLVMLDKICTEVKKSSKKVSKPVKKNRDISTETPSPGPRQLLFPAIRDRQVDSSSSDEEDL
- the LOC122042859 gene encoding formin-like protein 5 isoform X2, which codes for MYGYEVVNTLHPKVKHAVNQCFIRRGFDLDLAKDDYRLNSMHIECLELITNWLHVHGRHLTNQSPRSVPNFSLDVGKFPAPAAGSTPSLSASPKLTDEQLTSAPAISQSPDLAPTSSASLHHYSIVLSISSPKPLKIAPAIPSSSHGDQQDRTKLVIIAVVLSSTGTSILLLCIFCCYWKFCRQRQYLVNGKDERPLLHLCNVSGLSNLSFGPVGLSNQTDNLGGLPSDGGLSQNDHVLYEDFNPNSTSLSDIVSSTQSFGLKNSSESKTLPLPPGRSTIPLSAPHHPTAAVPPPSAPPPPPPPPPPVIPPATKAAPPPSAPPLPFPNRKSGAQIPSPPERNTAVQPPPPSPNAAFPPLQVQGNSRTKQPPSFELNHFISLNADSDKSGPKTKLKPFFWDKVLANSQSNVWSHIRSGSFQFDEEMIESLFGYNNAAGGKVDGKKESTSGVPSPQFIQLLEPKKSQNLAISLKALNIKKHEVSEALMEGNELPTTLLQALLRMQPTTDEELKLRSYTGDLSFLAPAEQFLKELINIPFAYKRMDVLLFMSLLHEDVSIIKESFAILEVACAELRNNRLFLKILEAVLKTGNRMNDGTFHGGAEAFKLDTLLKLADVKGTDKKTTLLHFVVKETIRSEGRRAARLARESGYMSILNNYNFSNDSFEDSKADSEERLHAIGLEAVSGLSSELNNVKKAAGFDIDATNNSVASFGRKLVEIKEFLNKDMRILEEESGFHHSLECFVEHAESAITFLLEEQKRIRSLVQRTTDYFHGSAAKDEGLRLFIIVRDFLVMLDKICTEVKKSSKKVSKPVKKNRDISTETPSPGPRQLLFPAIRDRQVDSSSSDEEDL